ATCGACACGGGAAGGCCTCGAGCCCTTCGACGGTGGTCCGGGGCAACCGGCGCGGGGCCGGGCTACGCGTCGCCTGGACGATTCTCTCCTGTGCTGTCGTCGTGTGTCTGGTCTTTGCTCTTGCCGTGTGGCCAGCGGGCCTTGTGTGGGTCGCGGCGTTGCAGCAGAGCGCGGAGCTCGGCCTCCTGCGACCGGCTCTCCTCGGCGCCGTGCTGGTGCCCATCTACCTGATGTTCGCGTTGGCGTTGATGGCCTGCTCGACGCTGGCGACGCGGCTGCTCGGCTGGCGCGTCGCGGCCGGTGTGGACACACGCGTCACGGACTTCGACTGGCCCCTGCTCGACTGGGTGAGACAGATGGTGCTGACGCACGTTGTGCGCGTCTGTGCCGGCACACTGCTGCGCGCGACGCCCCTGTGGACGATGTACTTGCGCATGAATGGCGCACGACTGGGCAAGGGCGTCTACATCAACAGCCTTGGGGTGAGCGACCACCACCTGCTCGAGTTCGGGAACCATGTCGTTGTTGGCGGCGCCGCGCACATCTCCGGTCATACTGTCGAGAACGGACGCCTCAGAACGGCACCGGTTCGCCTTGGTGACCACGTCGTGGTGGGGACGGGCAGCGTCGTCGGAATCGGCGTAGAGATCGGCTCTGGGTGCCAGATCGGCGCGCTCACGTTCGTGCCAAAGTTTACCAAGCTTCCACCGAACACGGCGTACTTCGGCGTCCCGCTGCACGTGCGTCATCCACCTGACTCTCGCGCAAGCTCGTAACGATGCCAACGTTCACTCGTATTCTGCTCGACATCAACGCGCTGGAGGGCGCGCATCCCGCGTTCGCGCGGGCGCTCGACCTTGCCGGGCGGTGTGGGGCTCGGCTCAAGATCGTGGACGTTGTGCCGGCCTTGCCACAGGTCGCTCAGCGCCATCTGCCACCTCGCCTCGAATCGGACCTCGTCGGCAACCGTAGGCAGCGGCTCGAGCAGCTTGCTCAGGACGCTCGAGCCGCGGGAACAACGGTCGCGACCGACGTCCTGCGCGGCCAGCCGGCGGTCGCCGTCATCCGAGAGGTGCTGCAATCCGGCCATGACCTGGTCATGCGCGCGCATGGCCGCGGCGAAGGGCCGCAAGCGGCATTCGGTCCCATCGATCAGCAACTGCTCCGGAAGTGCCCGGTGCCGGTCTGGCTGATTGGGCCGGCCGCGGAACGTCCCCGCCATGTCGTGGCGGCGGTTGACGCAACAGCCGACGATCCCGTCGAGCAGCAATTGAACCGCCGACTGATCGACCTGGCGTGTGCCGTCGGGAAGCTCCACGACAGCGAGGTCACCCTGCTGCATGCGTGGTCTGTGTTCGGCGAAGAGCTGCTCAGGAGCCACATGTCGGAGTCGGAGCTCTCCGAGTGCGTGGAAGTGACCAGGCGGGAGGCCGCTGACAGTCTCCAGGGGCTTCGAGATGCGACGTCCGAGCCCGTCGACCAGTCCACGCTGAAGCTCGATCTCGTCAAGGGGCGACCAGACGAGGCGATCCGACAGTACGTGGAGACGCATGAGGTCGACCTCGTGGTGATGGGCACAGTGGCACGCACCGGCTTGGCCGGCATCCTGATGGGAAATACGGCCGAGCGAATCTTACATCGACTACGCACGTCGGTCCTGGCGCTCAAGCCAGAGGAGTTCGTCTGCCCTGTCCGTCTCGACGCGGATCACTGAAAAAGGAACCGGGTACCTTTTCGGGTCCGAAAAGGTACCCGGTTCCTTTTCAGCGGTTATCGAGATTCCTCGCGAGCAGCGATCCGGCGTTTGCTCCGGCGACGGCGCGTCGCCGATGCTCGGCTGAGGCTGCTCCCTCCTTCATCAGCGACGCGGCGAACTCCATTTCTGCGTTCGAGTCTTCAAGGTCGATCGCCTTACGGACGAACCGGTACCCATCCAGCGCTTCCGGCTCGCTGCGCAGGGTCCACGCCGACCGTTCGGCACCCGAGAGCATGTCCCACCGATAGACGAGGCTCGCTTGCCGGTAGGTCTCGATAAGATAGCCCGCGTCGAACCAGGCGAGTGAATCGCGCGACCCGTCAGCCGCTGTTGTCAAGGCGCGTCCCAGTACGGCGCTCAAGAGCTCCGCAGTAATCCGGCGATCCTTTGTTGCATAGATCGTCGCGCGCCGCAGCGTTTCCATACGCGCCATGATCGGTGCATCGGCGGAGAGCAGACGCATCGTGTCGGCCGTAAGCCGCTCGATGTCGTACGAGGGGTCTGGCGAGTTCCAGGTGGAACCGCTGCTCCAGGGTAACACCGGCGCGTCGCCAGCGTCGAAGGAATGGCAGATCAGCGCCGGTCCTGCGAAGGCGGCGCGAGACAGGGTGAACAGAACGCCCAGAGCCAGCACACTTCTTGGAACGAGGTGATTTATCTTTCGCATCGCAACAACCTCCTTGGGTGGTCGGACGGATGTCCGTCTCGGAGTGTGATCCTAGAACATGGGCTGCACCAGTGAGTTGCGGCGAGTGTAACGGTTACTAACGGCGACAAGGGGCTGCTCCGCCGGTTCCATGCCGGCCGATTGGGTTCATACTGACAAGGTGCCGCCCAATGCCGACGACGTTCGTTCTCAGCTCGACCGCCTGCTCGCGAGCAGCGCCTTCGCAAGCGCGGACCGCTTGAGCCGCTTCCTCCGCTATGTCGTCGAGCGAACGCTTGCCGGTGAAGGGGATCGATTGAAGGAGTATGTCATCGGCCTCGAGGTCTTCGATCGCGGCGATCAGTACGACCCGCGTTTGGACTCGATCGTCCGGGTGGAGGCTGGACGCCTACGGGCCAAGGTAGACGACTACTACCGAGGAGATGGCCGCGACGACGATGTGATCATCCGGCTGCGGCGGGGCAGCTACGTGCCCCTGTTCGAACAGCGCCAGGCGCCGCCGTCCCCTTTGTCATCCCCCGACGCCTCGACGTCAAAGTCCACTGGCAAGGCGACCGGATGGCGACTTGCGCTCGGCATCGTCGCCGCCGGCCTGCTTCTCCTCGCCGTCGCAGCCTGGCGCACCGGCCTGTGGACGCCCGACGCGGCGCCAGCGCCCACCATCACCGTTGCCGTGCTGCCGTTCGCGCACTACTCCACTCACAAGGGCGACCAGCTACTTGCTGCACGCGTCACCGACGGCGTGACGAGTGAGCTTGCCCGCAACGGTGCGCTGGGCGTCGTGTCTCGCACGAGCGCTCTCCAATTTGCCAACGCTGGCAGGTCGCTGAGAGAAGTGGCACAGATGCTCAACGCGGACATCGTCATCGAAGGCAGTCTCGTGCGGGAGGGTGACCGCGTACGCGTCGAGGCTCGCTTGGTCCACGGCCGGCAGGACCGCAAGTTCTGGGTGCAGGAGTTCGTCGGAACCGTCGCGGAGATTCCCGAGTTGCAGCGTCGTATCGCAACGGCGGCTGCCGCTGCTGCTGCCGCTGCTGCGACCGGTACCAGTAGGGCCGCCTCGCCGAGGCGGCCGGTATCTCGCCGGCATCCGGACGGCGCGTTCGGCGAACGCGCCCTACCATCGTGAAGGTAGCGAGGCCTCCCGCGCTCATTCCTTGGGATATCCAGGATTAGCCTTGATCTCGCGAATCTGCAGAATGTGGCGCTGCGTGTGCGCCGAGATCATCAAGAACCACTGGTAAGCGTCCATGCTGCCGTTCACCAGGCGATGCGCTCGTAAGTCTTCCTGCGTCGTCTCCGCGAATTCGCGCATCTCCTTACGCAGTTTGCGAAACTCGGCAACCGCAGCCTTGTCGTCGTCCCAGCGGCCCGTGGGCAGGTCCGCCTGGACCGCTTGCTCGCGGTCGGTGCGGTCGATGCCGTACCAGAGGATGTCGGCATCCGAGATGCCAGACTTCCCCGTCGGCTGCTGCTTCATCGAGTCCTGAAAGCGCTGCCAGTATCTGGAATCACCCACGGCGAGATGCTCGGCCACCTCCATGATGGTCCACCGTCCGGGCCTTGTCCGATACTTCAGCTGCTGTGGTGAGAGGCCGTCGAGCTCGGTGAGCAGCCAGGACTCGGTCATGTCCAGGTGCGCGAGCAAATGCTGCCGGTCCCGGTCCGTCATCGGCTCGGCACGGGCCGGAGCCGCACCGGCGATGGTCGTCAACATCACCATCGACGCAATTAGTGTTCGCATAGCCTGCCTCAAACGCTACAATCCACCACGCCCCCTCCGGCCGTCAATACTGCCCTTCCCGATAGAGAACGAGGCCTGGTCTCTGATACCTTGGAACCATGCAGCACCTACTCGCGCTCCTAGCCATTCTGTTCATGATAGCCACGCCGGCCGCCGCCGACCGGCTGCCGACGACCGTTCTTCCCGAGCACTACACGCTGTGGTTCGCGCCAGACTTCCAGAAAGACAACTTCCGGGGCCGCGAGACCATCCGCGTGCAGATAGCAGAGCCGACGACCAGCATTACGCTCTCCGCGTCAGAAATCGAGTTCCGCCAGGTGCGAGTAACGGCCGGTGGGAAGAGCCAGGAGGCCAAGGTATCGCTCGATGAGAAAGCGGAGACCGCGACGCTGACCGTCCCGCAGGAGCTGTCCGCCGGTTCCGCCACAATCGATATCGAGTTCGTTGGCATCCTCAACGACAAGTTGCGCGGCTTCTATCTCAGTGAAGCCAACGGCCGGGAGTACGCCGTTACGCAGATGGAAGCCACGGACGCGCGCCGGGCGTTCCCCAGCTTCGACGAGCCAGCCTTCAAGGCCGTCTTCGAGATTTCAGTGATGGCAGACGAGGGAGACACGGTGATCTCGAACGGAGCAGAGATCTCGGATACACCTGGCCCCGAGCCTGGCAAGCACACCGTGACGTTTGCACCGACGCAGAAGATGTCGAGCTACCTCGTCGCGATGCTCGTTGGGGATTTCGTCTGTCGGGAGGGTACGTCGGACGG
The Luteitalea sp. genome window above contains:
- a CDS encoding DUF664 domain-containing protein, which produces MRTLIASMVMLTTIAGAAPARAEPMTDRDRQHLLAHLDMTESWLLTELDGLSPQQLKYRTRPGRWTIMEVAEHLAVGDSRYWQRFQDSMKQQPTGKSGISDADILWYGIDRTDREQAVQADLPTGRWDDDKAAVAEFRKLRKEMREFAETTQEDLRAHRLVNGSMDAYQWFLMISAHTQRHILQIREIKANPGYPKE